In one window of Oryza sativa Japonica Group chromosome 9, ASM3414082v1 DNA:
- the LOC4347794 gene encoding protein kinase dsk1 produces MAFLGNGYCSSGSEGEDEDEGMEGYRKGGYHAARPGDRFAGGRFVAQRKLGWGNFSTVWLAYDTLLNRFVALKIQKSARDYAQAALHEIELLSAIAKGDPTNSKNVVQLLDHFKHAGPNGHHVCLVTEFLGDSLLRLIRYNRNKGIGLSGVKEICRSVLVGLDYLHRELGIIHTDLKPENVLLVSTINPSKDPVRSGFTPILERTVSNQYSGSVISFSEKMLKMRARRAVAKISLRRESLGGVAAEMEKERSLDGISLKCKIVDFGNACWGSQQLAGEIQTRQYRAPEVIIGAGYSYSADMWSFACMAFELATGEVLFAPKTCQGCSEDEDHLALMMETLGKMPKKIASSGTRSKDYFDRHGDLKRIRRLKFWPLERLLVQRYNFTEPDAQGLADFLRPILDFTPENRPTAAACLKNPWLN; encoded by the exons ATGGCGTTCTTGGGGAACGGCTACTGCTCGTCGGGGTCGGAGggggaggacgaggacgaggggATGGAGGGGTACCGGAAGGGAGGGTACCACGCCGCCAGGCCCGGCGACCGCTTCGCCGGCGGGAGGTTCGTCGCGCAGCGGAAGCTCGGCTGGGGGAACTTCTCCACCGTCTGGCTCGCGtacgacaccctcctcaac AGATTTGTCGCGCTCAAGATCCAGAAAAGCGCGAGGGATTACGCACAGGCGGCACTCCACGAGATTGAGTTGCTGTCGGCGATAGCCAAAGGTGACCCGACAAATTCCAAGAATGTTGTGCAATTGCTGGACCATTTCAAGCATGCTGGTCCAAACGGACATCACGTTTGCCTGGTCACCGAGTTCCTCGGTGATAGCTTGCTAAGGTTGATACGGTACAACCGGAATAAGGGCATTGGTCTGAGCGGAGTCAAGGAAATCTGCCGATCAGTGTTGGTCGGTCTTGATTACTTGCACAGAGAGCTCGGCATCATCCACACGGATTTGAAGCCGGAGAATGTTCTTCTTGTATCGACAATAAACCCATCGAAGGACCCAGTGCGCTCTGGGTTCACACCGATTCTTGAGAGAACTGTGAGCAACCAGTACAGCGGATCAGTAATTAGTTTCAGTGAGAAGATGCTTAAGATGCGGGCAAGACGCGCTGTCGCCAAGATTTCACTGAGGAGGGAGTCTCTTGGTGGAGTTGCAGCAGAGATGGAGAAGGAGAGAAGCCTGGATGGTATTAGCTTGAAGTGCAAGATTGTTGATTTTGGGAATGCCTGCTGGGGTAGTCAGCAGCTTGCTGGTGAAATTCAGACAAGGCAGTACAGAGCTCCTGAGGTGATCATTGGTGCTGGGTACTCATATTCTGCTGATATGTGGTCATTTGCTTGCATGGCCTTTGAGCTTGCAACCGGTGAAGTGCTGTTTGCTCCCAAGACTTGCCAGGGCTGTAGTGAAGATGAG GATCACTTGGCTCTGATGATGGAAACCCTTGGAAAGATGCCTAAGAAG ATTGCTAGCTCAGGTACTCGTTCAAAGGATTACTTTGATCGGCATGGAGATTTAAAGAGGATCAGAAGGCTGAAGTTCTGGCCTCTAGAACGTCTACTTGTTCAGAGATACAATTTCACTGAACCTGATGCCCAAGGTTTAGCTGATTTTCTTCGTCCAATTCTAGATTTTACTCCTGAAAACAGACCCACAGCTGCAGCTTGCTTGAAGAATCCATGGCTTAACTGA